One genomic segment of Sphingorhabdus sp. M41 includes these proteins:
- a CDS encoding thermonuclease family protein — MNNIRWPTFILITVAMCTALFLAIFLSGGPATTTAAVGIDPNRASFGICFGPDRYSCVVDGDTIWFEGRKIRIADINTPEISSPGCAAEERLGQQAKVRLQALLNQGAFSLQSIDRDQDQYGRDLRIITRDGHSLGETLVAEGLAERWQGYRRNWC; from the coding sequence GTGAACAACATCCGCTGGCCCACCTTCATCCTGATCACCGTCGCCATGTGCACGGCGCTGTTTCTGGCGATCTTCCTCAGCGGCGGACCGGCCACCACCACAGCAGCGGTCGGCATCGATCCGAACCGCGCCAGCTTCGGCATCTGCTTTGGCCCGGACCGTTACAGCTGCGTCGTCGACGGCGACACGATCTGGTTCGAGGGCCGCAAAATCCGCATCGCCGATATCAACACCCCGGAAATATCCAGCCCCGGCTGCGCCGCCGAAGAGCGGCTCGGCCAGCAAGCCAAGGTCAGGCTGCAGGCTCTGCTCAACCAGGGCGCTTTCTCGCTGCAATCGATCGACCGCGATCAGGACCAATATGGCCGCGATCTGCGCATCATCACCCGCGACGGGCACAGTCTGGGCGAGACATTGGTCGCCGAGGGTCTCGCCGAACGATGGCAGGGCTATCGCCGCAACTGGTGCTAG
- a CDS encoding DUF1294 domain-containing protein: protein MLTAPNILLAFILINAWTFVLFGWDKIQAEKFRWRVSEATLLKLALFGGSLGAYAGRALFRHKTRKQPFNGRLQNIAMIQLIGLTFCGVYFYEPGGLSRPAQAEMVQSFAQRPQSSAYYPNCTAARSAGAAPLYVGDPGYRFELDRDGDGIACEPYRGR, encoded by the coding sequence ATGTTGACCGCGCCCAACATTCTGCTGGCTTTCATCCTGATCAACGCCTGGACGTTCGTCCTGTTCGGCTGGGACAAGATCCAGGCGGAAAAATTCCGGTGGCGGGTGTCGGAGGCAACGCTGTTGAAACTGGCGCTGTTCGGCGGATCACTGGGCGCTTATGCCGGCCGGGCTTTGTTCCGCCACAAGACCCGCAAGCAACCGTTCAATGGCAGATTGCAGAATATCGCGATGATCCAGCTGATCGGCCTGACCTTCTGCGGCGTCTATTTTTACGAGCCGGGCGGTCTGTCCCGACCGGCGCAGGCCGAAATGGTGCAGAGTTTCGCCCAGCGGCCGCAATCCAGCGCCTATTATCCCAATTGCACCGCCGCCCGTAGCGCCGGCGCTGCGCCGCTATATGTTGGTGACCCAGGCTATCGGTTCGAACTGGATCGGGATGGTGACGGCATAGCCTGCGAACCTTATCGCGGGCGGTGA